The genomic DNA CGGTCAGCGGCGGGTCGAACTGGACGCATTGCTGCAACGCACCGAGGACCGTTTGCCCCAGGTGATCTGGTCAAGGGTGGGCGTATGACGCGCTTGCGCATTGCCCTGGTGCCGCTGGGCAGCCTGGACCTCGACAGTGTGGTGGCGTTTGCTTGGCTGGATCGCCAGGGCCAGGTTCGCGAGCAAGGCCTTAGCAGCCTCCGGGCGTTGGGCCAGGGCGGCAAAAACCTTTCGGTGGAGTGTTTCCTTCATCCCCGCGACAGCCTGTTGACTCGCCTGGAGTTGCCGCTATTACCGGCGGCCAAGATCACCGCGGCGGTGACGTGCGCGGCCCAGGCCCTGATGCTCGGTGCCAGCGAACACATGCAGGTGGCCCACAGCCCGCGCGACGTTGATGGGCAGGTGCAGATCGCCTGGCTGGACCGTGAATCCCTCGCCAATCTCGGGCGGCTTGTGCACCAGGCCGGCATGAAGCTGCGCGGCCTCTATCCGGCGGCCTACGCCTTGCCGGTGCTGTCGGGGCCGGTGGCCTGTATCGAGGACGACCATCTGCTGGTGCGTCATGGCCTGCAGCGCGCCGTGGTGCAACCGTTGCAGGAGGAGGCGCTGGACGAGTGGCTGCTGGAAACGGGCGCCGGGTTGCACTGGGTCGGCGAGGCTGCGCCGCAACCTTCGATCAATACCTTGGCTGAAAGCCAACGCTGGACTGGCCCGGCGCCGGGCTGGGGCTTGCATGCCGGCCTTTCACGCAACGCCGTCGCACGCGGTGGCTGGGGCCGGGCGGCGGCGATCTGCGCGGTAGCGCTGGCGGTGTGGGTGGTCGGGCTGAACCTCTACGCCGCCCGCGAAGCGGCCCAGGGCCAACGGCTCAAGGCGCAGATGAGCCAGCGGGTGAAACAGGCGTTTCCCGAGTTGCCGGTGATCCTCAACCCGCTGCAACAGGCACGCCAGCAGATCGCGGCGCGCCAGAGCGGTGCGGCGACCGACCCGGCCCAACGCTTTGCCAGCCTGGTGCAGCAAGCGGGCAGCGCCATGCCGTTCATGAGCGGCAATGTCCAGGCATTGGTGTTCGAGAACGGTGAATTGCGCCTGAGTGTCGTGGCCGAGGCGCAGAAAACCACCGCCGAAGAGGATTGGAAAATCCCCCTGGCCCAGGCCGGCATCGACGTCGCCGCCATCGACCAGGGCTGGCGCCTGCGGGTGGCCCCGGCCGGCCAGGGTACCCAGGATTCCTCCGACGAAACCCCGGACGCCGACGATGAATAAGCACTCCCTGTCCCTGGCATGGGTCCGTTGGCAAACTTTTCGTACGCGTTTGCGCACGTTCTGGCAGGGGCTTGCCGTGCGCGAGCAAGCTGCTGTGGCCCTGGCTGCGTTGGTGTTGGGCGGCTGTCTGGTCTGGCTCGCGTTGATTGAGCCACCGCTCAAGACCATCGCCTACTGGCAAGCGGAAACCCCGAAGCTACGGTCGCAAACCGAAGCCCTTGAAGTGCTGTTGCGTGACGTCGCCGGGCCAGCCCAAGACCAGCCCCTCGAAGCCGCCCTGCGCCAGAGCCTGGACGCCAGCGGCTTGAGCCAGCACTACCAATTGCAAGCACCCGGCACCGAGTTCCCCGATGCCTGGCAGCTCACGTTCGACCAGGCCCCGGCGGAGGCAGTGATCAGCTGGCTGCTGGGCAACCCACGGCAGTTCTCCCTGGAAGTGATCGAGGCCCGTTTGCAGCGCACCGCCCTTGCCAATCCCGATAATCACGACAACCTCGACAACAGCGCCGGCACACTGTCCGGAACCGTTCGCATGGATCAGGCGCAAAGCGCTAAGGAAGCTTCATGAAAGGGGCCCGATACCCACGTCATTGGCGCAAGGCCGCGCCGCTGTTGTTGCTGGCGTTGAGTGCCTGCAACAGCACGCCGCCCGCGTCGCAGCCGCCGTTGCTGGTGGACAGCGAGCTGGGTGTTCCGTTGGGAAGTACCCAGCGTAGCGGCGATGCATTGCTCGATCGCCAGCGGGCCCAGGACCTGCGTGAACGCAAGCCCGCGGTGCGGCATCAGGTCGACCTCACCGCCCGTGCCCGAGAACCCCGCAGCAATGTGCCGGCGCGCACGCCCCTGGGGGATCAACCGGTGACGCTGAATTTCGTCGAGGCGGATATCCAGGCGGTGGTGCGGGCCTTGTCCCGTTCCACCGGCCAACAATTCCTGGTGGACCCGCGGGTCAAGGGCAACCTGACGCTGGTTTCCGAAGGCCAGGTCCCGGCTCACCAGGCCTACGACATGTTGCTGGCCGCCCTGCGCATGCAAGGCTTCAGCGTGGTGGACGTAGGCGGCGTGGCCCAGGTGGTGCCGGAGGCCGATGCCAAGCTGCTGGGAGGGCCGATCTACAGCGCCGACAAACCGGCCGGCAACGGCATGCTGACACGCACCTTCCGCCTGCAATACGAAAACGCGGTGAACCTGATCCCGGTGCTGCGCCCGATCGTTTCGCCAAACAATCCGATCAACGCCTACCCGGGCAACAACACCATTGTCGTCACCGATTACGCCGAGAACCTGTCACGGGTGGCGCAGCTCATCGAAGGCATCGACACCCCCAGCGCCATCGACACCGATGTGGTGCCGATCCACAACGGCATCGCTGTCGACATCGCGCAGATGGTTTCCGACCTGCTGGAAACCCAGGGCGGCGACCAGACCCAGAAAATCAACGTGATCGGCGACCCGCGCTCCAATTCCATCATCATCCGCGCCGGCAGCCCCGAGCGCACGGAGCTGGCGCGCAACCTGATCTACAAGCTCGACAACGCCCAGAACAACCCGAGCAACCTGCACGTGGTATACCTGCGCAATGCCCAGGCCGGCAAACTGGCCCAGGCCCTGCGCGGCTTGCTCACCGGGGAAAGCGAAGGCGAGGGCAACGACACCTCGCGCTCGGTACTCAGTGGCATGGGTGGCAGCACCAATGGCCAGAGCGGGCAGGGCAGCAGTGGCGATGGCAGCAGCACCACCAGCGGCAGTGCGTCGACCACCAGCAACGGCTACGCCCAGGGCAGCAACGGGACCACCTCCGCTTCGACGAAAAACGAACAGAACACCGCGTTCAGTGCCGGCGGTGTGACCATCCAGGCCGACGCCACCACCAACACCTTGCTGATCTCCGCGCCGGACCCGCTGTACCGCAACCTGCGGGAAGTCATCGACTTGCTGGACCAGCGTCGCGCCCAAGTGGTGATCGAGAGCTTGATCGTCGAGGTCGGCGAGGACGACGCCAGCGAGTTCGGCGTGCAATGGCAGAGCGGCAACCTGGGCGGCAGCGGTGTAATCGGTGGGGTCAACCTCGGTGGCAGCGGGCTCAATCTCAATGGCAAGACCAGCATCGACGTGCTGCCCCAAGGCCTGAACCTGGGCGTGGTCAACGGCACCGTGGACATTCCCGGCATTGGCAAGATCCTCGACCTCAAGGTCCTGGCCCGGGCGTTGAAGAGCAAGGGCGGCACCAATGTGTTGTCAACGCCGAACCTGCTGACCCTGGACAACGAAGCGGCGAGCATTTTTGTCGGCCAGACCATTCCCTTCGTCAGCGGCAGCTACGTCACCGGCGGCGGTGGCACCAGCAACAACCCGTTCCAGACCGTGACCCGCGAGGAGGTGGGCTTGAAGCTCAATGTCCGGCCGCAGATTTCCGAAGGGGGGACGGTCAAGCTCGATATCTATCAGGAAGTCAGCAGCGTCGACAATCGCGCTTCGAGCACCACGGGGATCGTCACCAACAAACGCGCCATCGACACCAGCATCCTGTTGGACGACGGGCAGATCATGGTCCTTGGCGGGCTGCTGCAGGATGGCTACAGCCAGAGCAACGACGCGGTGCCGTGGTTGTCGACGATCCCTGGAATTGGGGCGCTGTTTCGCAACGAGCGGCGACAGATCTCCAAGACCAACCTGATGGTGTTCCTGCGGCCCTACATCATCCGCGACACGGCGGCGGGACGCGGCATCACCCTCAACCGCTACGACTTCATGCGCCGCGCCCAAGGCCTGCTGCAACCGGATCGCAGCTGGGCGATGCCGGACATGCAAGCCCCGCAACTGCCAGCCTCGGCCCGGGCAATTCCGGGGGCGGCGCCCGTGAGCCTGCAAACGCCCAGGGCGGCGATCAAGGCAGTGCCGGTCGAAGGAGGCGCTCGCTGATGAACACCCAACCTATGGGAGTTCGCGGTATGCACAATACTGAGGTCACCCCAAGACACTGTGGGAGCGAGCTTGCTCGCGATGACGGCAGTTCGCTCAACATCATTGCAACTGACCCACCGCTATCGCGAGCAAGCTCGCTCCCACAGGGGACATGTGTGTTTCTTGGACCTGAGGTGCCGGCATGAACACCCTCCCATACGCCTGGGCCAAGGCCCAACGCCTGGTGCTGCGCCAGTCCGACGAAGGCACGGTGTTGATGGTGTGTCCCTCCACGCCGGGCTGGTCCATCAGTGAAGTGCGCCGCCAGTTCGGCGAGGTACGCCTGGAGCGGGTGCGTGACGAGGAACTCGACGGGTTGCTCAACACGGCCTACGCCGACACCGGCAGCGCCGCCGCCGTGGTGGGCGCGGCGGAAAACGAGGTGGACCTCGACCGGTTGATGCAGGACATCCCCGAGATCACCGACCTGCTGGACACCCAGGACGGCGCGCCGGTGATCCGCATGATCAACGCCTTGCTGACCCAGGCCGCCCGGGACGAGGCCAGCGACATTCACATCGAGCCCTACGAAAGCCATTCGGTGGTGCGCTACCGGGTCGACGGGACCCTGCGCGACGTGGTTTCGCCACGCAAGGCCCTGCACGGCGCGCTGGTGTCGCGGATCAAGATCATGGCCCAACTCGACATCGCCGAAAAACGCCTGCCCCAGGACGGGCGCATCGCCTTGCGCGTGGCCGGCCGGCCCATCGATATCCGCGTCTCGACGGTGCCCACCGGCCATGGCGAACGGGTGGTGATGCGGTTGCTGGACAAGCAAGCCGGACGCCTGCAACTGGAAACGTTGGGGATGGACCCGGACGTGCTGGGCAAGCTCGATCACCTGATCCGTCAGCCCCACGGCATCGTGCTGGTCACCGGCCCCACCGGCAGTGGCAAGACCACCAGCCTCTACGCCGCCCTGGCCCGGCTGGACGCTAGTGTGCACAACATTCTCACTGTCGAAGATCCGGTGGAATACGACTTGCCGGGCATCAGCCAGATCCAGGTCAACGCCAAGATCGACATGACCTTCGCCCTGGCCTTGCGGGCGATTCTGCGTCAGGACCCGGACATCATCATGATCGGTGAAATCCGCGACCTGGAGACCGCACAAATCGCCGTGCAGGCGTCCCTTACCGGTCACTTGGTGTTGGCCACGCTGCACACCAACGACGCGGTGTCGGCCATCAACCGTCTGATCGACATGGGCGTCGAGCCGTTCCTGCTGGCCTCGTCGATGCTCGGCGTGCTCGCCCAGCGTCTGGTGCGCAGGCTGTGCCCGCATTGCAAGCAACCTGATCCGGCCACGCCCGGCACCTGGCGCCCGGTGGGTTGCCCGACCTGCAACCAGACCGGCTACAGCGGCCGCACCGGTATCCATGAACTGTTCTGCATCGACGATGACATCCGCACGCTCATCCACCAAGGGGCAGGGGAGCAGGCACTGCGCGTCGCCGCCCGTCAGGCGGGGATGTTCAGCATGCGCGAGGATGGCGAGCGCTGGGTGCGCAGTGGCACCACGGCCCCTGAAGAAATCCTGCGCGTGACACGGGACGCCTGATGAATCGCTACCGTTTTGAAGCGGCCGACGCCACCGGCAAGATCGAGATCGGGCACCTGGAAGCCGACAGCCAGGGTGCCGCCTTCAACCTGTTGCGCAGTCGCGGGCTGACGGCATTGCAGGTGCAGATCGAGCGCAACACGACATCGGCCAACGGCGGTGGCTTGTTCAGCGCCAAGCTCTCGGACAACGACCTGGCCTGGGCCACCCGGCAACTGGCGAGCCTGCTGGGCGCCAGCCTGCCGCTGGAAGCCGCGTTGAGCGCCACGGTGGAGCAGGCCGAGCGCAAGCACATCGCCCAGACCCTCAGCGCAGTGCGCGCCGATGTGCGCAGCGGCATGCGCCTGGCCGAAGCCCTGGCGGCACGGCCCCGGGACTTTCCGGAAATCTATCGGGCGTTGATTGCCGCCGGTGAAGAGTCCGGCGACTTGGCCCAGGTGATGGAGCGGCTGGCGGACTACATCGAGGAACGTAACAACCTGCGGGGCAAGATTCTCACGGCGTTCATCTATCCCGGGGTGGTGGGACTGGTGTCGGTCGCCATTGTGATTTTCCTCCTCAGCTACGTGGTACCGCAGGTGGTCAGCGCGTTCTCCCAGGCCCGGCAAGACCTGCCCGGGCTGACCGTGGCGATGCTCACCGCCAGTGACTTCATCCGCGCCTGGGGCTGGTTGTGTTTTGGCGTGCTGGCTGGTGGGTTCTGGGGTTGGCGGATGTATTTGCGCAACCCGGCGGCGCGCTTGAACTGGCATGCGCGGGTGCTGCGCCTGCCGCTGATCGGCCGTTTCGTTCTGGGCCTCAACACCGCGCGCTTTGCGACCCTGGCGATCCTCGGCGGCGCCGGGGTGCCGTTGCTGCGGGCCCTTGAGGCGGCGCGCCAGACGCTGTCCAACGACCGCCTGAGCCTGAGCGTCAGCGAGGCCACGGCCAAAGTCCGGGAAGGGGTCAACCTGGCGGCGGCGCTGCGGGTTGAAAAAGTCTTCCCGCCGGTGCTGATCCAACCTGATCGCCAGCGGCGAGAAAACCGGCTGCCTGCCGCCGATGCTCGAACGCGCCGCGCAAACCCTGTCCCGCGACATCGAACGCCGCGCCATGGGCATGACCGCGTTGCTTGAGCCGCTAATGATCGTGGTCATGGGGGGCGTGGTGCTGGTGATCGTCATGGCCGTGCTGCTGCCGATCATCGAGATCAATCAGTTGGTCCAGTAAACCGAGCATTTTCTGGTTACCACCACTCTTGCGGCAAGCACAGCCCCTGTGGCGAGGGAGCTTGCTCCCGCTGGGCTGCGCAGCAGCCCCAAAACCTGACACCCCAGTACATCGGGCAGATCGCAATCAACCTGTTTGGGGTCGCTTCGCAACCCAGCGGGAGCAAGCTCCCTCGCCACAAAAGCTGCGAATATTTTTGCACTGCCACAACACCTCCCGAGCCCCGTCCGCGCCAAACTCGGGTTCCTCGTTCTGTCATGTTTGCGCGCCGCACGACCGCCTGCCGTCGGCTTCCCTGACAACCCTTGTCGTATCCCCGCAAAACCAGCACGGACCCTCAACCCAGAGCGCTCGAACACCCGAGGAAAAAACTCGAAAAACAGCCCTCAGCTCCCGAGGTTTTTTCCTTTATCTGTCACCGGAAGCTGCGAATTTCTAACCCATGGCCTCACCTCATCGCCATCGGCACAGGACCGAGCGCCATGACGGCAAGCATGCGTCACCCAACCTACGTACGAACACGACGATGAAAGGAGATTCTTCATGTTTAAGCGCAACGTTCTCGCGGTATCCCTGACCCTCGCCGGCCTCTGCGCCGCTCAGGCCGCCATGGCTGATGTCAATGGCGGTGGTGCTACCTTGCCTCAGCCGCTGTACCAGACTTCCGGTGTACTGACTGCCGGTTTCGCCCCCTACATCGGCGTAGGCAGCGGTGCTGGCAAGGCCGCTTTCCTGAACAACGATTACACCCGTTTCGTACCTGGTGACACCAGCAAGAACGTGCACTGGGGCGGGCAGCGATTCGAAGCTCACTCCGGCTGAATTGACCAGCTACTCCACCAACCACGCCGCCTGGGGTCCATTGATCCAAGTGCCTTCGGTCGCCACTTCGGTTGCCATTCCTTTCAACAAGACCGGCACTGCCAACGTTAACCTGAGCGTCAACGAGTTGTGTGGCGTGTTCTCCGGCCGCCTGACCGACTGGAGCCAGATCACCGGTTCGGGCCGTACCGGCACGATCACCGTGGTTTACCGTGCAGAAAGCAGCGGCACCACCGAGCTTTTCACCCGCTTCCTGAAGGCGAAGTGCGCTGAAACCGGCACCTTCGAGATCACCACCAACTTCGCTTCCAGCTACAGCGGCGGCCTGCCAGCTGGCGCCGTTTCCGCCACTGGTAGCCAGGCTGTGATGAACGCGTTGAACGCTGCCCAAGGTCGCATCACTTATATGAGCCCGGATTACGCCGCTACCACCCTGGCCGGTCTGGACGACGCCACCAAGGTTGCTCGTGTTGGCGGTGTATCCCCAGCTCCAGCCAACGTATCGGCCGCTATCGCTCTTGTTCCGGTACCTACTGCCGCCAACCGCGCCAACCCGAACGCCTGGGTGCCGGTGTTCGCCGCTACCACCAACCCTAACGATCCAAGTGTCGTGGCTTACCCAACCAGCGGCTATCCGATCCTGGGCTTCACCAACGTGATCTTCAGCCAGTGCTACGCCAACGCCGCCCAAAGCACTCAGGTGCGTGATTTCTTCACCCGCCACTACGGTGCAGTCGCTGCCAACAACAACGATGCCGCCATCACTGCCAACCGCTTCGTGCCGCTGCCAACGACCTGGAAAAACGCCATTCGTGGCAGCTTCCTGACCAGTACCAGCGCTCAAAGCATCGGCAACACCAACGTTTGCAATGGCATCGGTCGTCCGCTGTAACGCCACGCCTGAGCAACACGAAGTATGAATCAGCAACGACGTAAGTCGTTGCTGATTTTTTGCGTATCAACCGTACAACACAGCCACATGAAATTTTCATGACATCCGTTCGGTCCCGAGCGGTTGTAACCGCCTATCCCCTATAACCAACGCTGGCAGCTTGATAGCACTGCGTTGTGCCCCTTAGAGCAAACCGAAAGGATGAGTAGGATGCTGCGCTGCAAACCTCAGACGAAACTGAACGCCCCACGTCGCGATGGCGAGTTGTCGATGTTGCGGCTCAAGCCGCTGGCCCAGGCCATTGCCCTGCTGATGGTGGCCGGCAATGCCCAGGCGGCGACAGCGTTCAGTTCGGCCTGGTTTGCCGCCAAGGGCGCGTCCCAGGCCGGTAGCGCGGGGCGGCCCACGACGGCGCAGCCCGGCATGCCGCCGCCCCTGGCGCAGCAGCAACGGGCCAATACGCAGTTGCAGCGTTCGCTGACCAACCTCAATAACACTGTGGCCGCTATCGCGGCTCAGCAGGCGGCCCAGGCTGCAGGCAGGCAAGCTGCGCTCGGTCAGGTTCAGGTGGTGCCCGACGGTTTGGGCGAGGGCGGGCTCAAGGTCGATAACAGCCTGACCCAGGGTTGGCTCAACGCCAAGGGACCGCAGCAGACCCAAGCCGGCGGCAAGACCACGGTGAAGATCGAACAGACTGCCGACAAGGCGATTCTCAACTGGGAAACCTTCAACGTCGGGCGCAATACCACGGTGGATTTCCAGCAGCAGTCGGACTGGGCCGTGCTCAACCGGGTCAACGACCCTCAAGCGCGACCAAGCCAGATCCAGGGCCAGATCAAGGGCAATGGCACGGTGATGCTGGTCAACCGCAACGGCATCATTTTCAGCGGCAGCAGCCAGGTCAATGTGCGTAACCTGGCGGCGGTGGCGGCCAACATCAGCGATGAGCAATTCGACAAGCGCGGCTTGTACGTCGATGCCACCGGCAGCCAGCCAACCTTCACCGACGCAGCCGGCAAGGTCCAAGTGCAACAGGGCGCACTGATCGAAACCCATCGTGCCGCCACCTCCACGGCCGGGGGCGGCGGCTATGCCT from Pseudomonas beijingensis includes the following:
- the gspM gene encoding type II secretion system protein GspM, with the protein product MNKHSLSLAWVRWQTFRTRLRTFWQGLAVREQAAVALAALVLGGCLVWLALIEPPLKTIAYWQAETPKLRSQTEALEVLLRDVAGPAQDQPLEAALRQSLDASGLSQHYQLQAPGTEFPDAWQLTFDQAPAEAVISWLLGNPRQFSLEVIEARLQRTALANPDNHDNLDNSAGTLSGTVRMDQAQSAKEAS
- the gspL gene encoding type II secretion system protein GspL, with translation MTRLRIALVPLGSLDLDSVVAFAWLDRQGQVREQGLSSLRALGQGGKNLSVECFLHPRDSLLTRLELPLLPAAKITAAVTCAAQALMLGASEHMQVAHSPRDVDGQVQIAWLDRESLANLGRLVHQAGMKLRGLYPAAYALPVLSGPVACIEDDHLLVRHGLQRAVVQPLQEEALDEWLLETGAGLHWVGEAAPQPSINTLAESQRWTGPAPGWGLHAGLSRNAVARGGWGRAAAICAVALAVWVVGLNLYAAREAAQGQRLKAQMSQRVKQAFPELPVILNPLQQARQQIAARQSGAATDPAQRFASLVQQAGSAMPFMSGNVQALVFENGELRLSVVAEAQKTTAEEDWKIPLAQAGIDVAAIDQGWRLRVAPAGQGTQDSSDETPDADDE
- the gspD gene encoding type II secretion system secretin GspD, producing the protein MKGARYPRHWRKAAPLLLLALSACNSTPPASQPPLLVDSELGVPLGSTQRSGDALLDRQRAQDLRERKPAVRHQVDLTARAREPRSNVPARTPLGDQPVTLNFVEADIQAVVRALSRSTGQQFLVDPRVKGNLTLVSEGQVPAHQAYDMLLAALRMQGFSVVDVGGVAQVVPEADAKLLGGPIYSADKPAGNGMLTRTFRLQYENAVNLIPVLRPIVSPNNPINAYPGNNTIVVTDYAENLSRVAQLIEGIDTPSAIDTDVVPIHNGIAVDIAQMVSDLLETQGGDQTQKINVIGDPRSNSIIIRAGSPERTELARNLIYKLDNAQNNPSNLHVVYLRNAQAGKLAQALRGLLTGESEGEGNDTSRSVLSGMGGSTNGQSGQGSSGDGSSTTSGSASTTSNGYAQGSNGTTSASTKNEQNTAFSAGGVTIQADATTNTLLISAPDPLYRNLREVIDLLDQRRAQVVIESLIVEVGEDDASEFGVQWQSGNLGGSGVIGGVNLGGSGLNLNGKTSIDVLPQGLNLGVVNGTVDIPGIGKILDLKVLARALKSKGGTNVLSTPNLLTLDNEAASIFVGQTIPFVSGSYVTGGGGTSNNPFQTVTREEVGLKLNVRPQISEGGTVKLDIYQEVSSVDNRASSTTGIVTNKRAIDTSILLDDGQIMVLGGLLQDGYSQSNDAVPWLSTIPGIGALFRNERRQISKTNLMVFLRPYIIRDTAAGRGITLNRYDFMRRAQGLLQPDRSWAMPDMQAPQLPASARAIPGAAPVSLQTPRAAIKAVPVEGGAR
- the gspE gene encoding type II secretion system ATPase GspE gives rise to the protein MNTLPYAWAKAQRLVLRQSDEGTVLMVCPSTPGWSISEVRRQFGEVRLERVRDEELDGLLNTAYADTGSAAAVVGAAENEVDLDRLMQDIPEITDLLDTQDGAPVIRMINALLTQAARDEASDIHIEPYESHSVVRYRVDGTLRDVVSPRKALHGALVSRIKIMAQLDIAEKRLPQDGRIALRVAGRPIDIRVSTVPTGHGERVVMRLLDKQAGRLQLETLGMDPDVLGKLDHLIRQPHGIVLVTGPTGSGKTTSLYAALARLDASVHNILTVEDPVEYDLPGISQIQVNAKIDMTFALALRAILRQDPDIIMIGEIRDLETAQIAVQASLTGHLVLATLHTNDAVSAINRLIDMGVEPFLLASSMLGVLAQRLVRRLCPHCKQPDPATPGTWRPVGCPTCNQTGYSGRTGIHELFCIDDDIRTLIHQGAGEQALRVAARQAGMFSMREDGERWVRSGTTAPEEILRVTRDA